The region AGATACCCATAGGTCGGCCTCTCGTAAAGTCTGACACCCACTGCCTGCATTACTATGATCCCGTCCCACTTTTTTGCGAAAAGAAGTTTATGAACCTGTGTCACCTCGCCGTCAACGCCTGCCTCACTTCGCTTCTCTCGCTCCCCGCATTTGCCGCCATTGGATAGGAACCCGGGCCACCTCCCCCGTCGCTCTTCCCAACCCGGAAGCCAAGTAGGACGCGGGGCAGACGACCTGCCGCGAGATCGCCCGCATCATTCTGACGGACCTAAACCGAGTACGGCTTCCCATTGACCATGACGTTTTCGCATTTGAGATCGGTCACGCCGGAGGTATTGAGCTTGTCGTTTTGAATGGTGACGTCGAAATCCTTCAAAAGGACGTCACGGATCTCCGTCTGGCCGGGGTTGGGTTTGATGGTGCCGAAGGAGCTGAACGTGCCCTTGATGCCGAGAATCTTCAAATTCCTGACGATGGATTTGGGCGGCTCCATGCCCTGGAGATCGAAGTACTGTGACCACGGCGCCATGTTGATGATGCCGCTCGCGGGGCCTTCGGAGGTGATGTTGCGGAAGGTGATGTCCTCGTAATGCTGAGGAGTGTCGGGGCGCAGCTTGAGCGTTGCGATGCGGACGCGGCCCGTGATCCTGCAGTCTTCCGCGATGACGTCGCGGACGATGGTGGCCTCGCTCCCGCAGGTCAGAACGCCGCCGCCGCGCTTGAAGGTGCAGTTGCGGACGCGGATGCGCTCGACAGGCGGACTGTCCCTGTCCTCGAGGGCGCGCGGGCCTTTGGAACCTTTGCAGGCAATGCAGTCGTCGGTGACCGAGAAGACGCAGCCATCGACCGTGACGTCGCGGGAGCTGTCGATATCAATGCCGTCGGTGCTGGGAGCCTGCCTGTAGTCGTCAGGCACCTGGAAGTGGACGTTACGCACGAGAACGCCGTCGTTGTTGTAGAGATGGCAGTTCCAGAACTGCGAATCCTTGAAAGTAATGCCCTCGATCCGGATGTCCTTGGAGCCTTCGATGAGCGCGAGCCGTGCGCGAGGCAGGCCGGTGTTGGTGAAGCCCTTGTCCCTGGCTCGGCCTGCCCAGAAGGCCTCCCATACCTGCATACCGTCGCCGTCGAGAGTGCCATCGCCGGTCAACTGAAATCCGTCGCAGTGGGCCGCGTTGATGAAGGCGGGGGTGAAGTGGATGAAGTGACCTTCGATCCGGGTGCGCTGCGCGGGGAAGTTCGAGAGGTCGGTGGAA is a window of Edaphobacter sp. 12200R-103 DNA encoding:
- a CDS encoding glycoside hydrolase family 28 protein, whose amino-acid sequence is MSIKRYSRRRFNSLIASAPLWPLAAKALGAKSFAAPTRELLITKSGAVADDSTVNTKAIQAAIDQLAAKGGGTVVVPKGVFVSGALFFKPKVNLRLTEGAVLKCSTDLSNFPAQRTRIEGHFIHFTPAFINAAHCDGFQLTGDGTLDGDGMQVWEAFWAGRARDKGFTNTGLPRARLALIEGSKDIRIEGITFKDSQFWNCHLYNNDGVLVRNVHFQVPDDYRQAPSTDGIDIDSSRDVTVDGCVFSVTDDCIACKGSKGPRALEDRDSPPVERIRVRNCTFKRGGGVLTCGSEATIVRDVIAEDCRITGRVRIATLKLRPDTPQHYEDITFRNITSEGPASGIINMAPWSQYFDLQGMEPPKSIVRNLKILGIKGTFSSFGTIKPNPGQTEIRDVLLKDFDVTIQNDKLNTSGVTDLKCENVMVNGKPYSV